One Delphinus delphis chromosome 3, mDelDel1.2, whole genome shotgun sequence genomic region harbors:
- the OTULINL gene encoding inactive ubiquitin thioesterase OTULINL isoform X1, whose amino-acid sequence MAARRSPPQERERQRPRDSAAGNDQVHSWTLVTSQALDTAWRVGKGSVALAVSLLVGTLCHFRRLHLYLGHRLKRWIGYLQRRFKRNLSVEAEVDLLSYCAREWKGETPHAKLMRKAYEELFWRRHIKCVRQVRRDNYDALRSVLFQIFSQGLPFPSWMKEKDIAKLPEKLLFSQGCNWIQQYSFGPEKYTGSNVFGKLRKCVELLKAQWTEFSGIKDYHKRGSMCNILFSDAILEYKLYEALKFIMLYQVTEAYEQMKTAKAIPSLFRLLFTRETSSDPLSFMMNHLNSVGDTCGLEQAAFPVISSRYSPETFLCLSPAVHAADVRSPALCPLPGSCVGQQIHHHLMSCRRILALRW is encoded by the exons GAAATGACCAAGTGCACTCCTGGACACTCGTCACCAGCCAAGCCTTAGATACCGCGTGGAGAGTAGGAAAGGGGTCAGTGGCACTGGCAGTTTCACTTCTGGTGGGCACCCTCTGCCACTTCAGAAGGCTACATTTATATTTAGGGCACCGGCTGAAAAG GTGGATTGGATATCTGCAGAGGAGattcaaaa GGAACCTCAGTGTGGAGGCAGAAGTTGATTTACTCAGTTATTGTGCAAGAGAATGGAAAGGAGAGACACCCCATGCCAAGCTGATGAGGAAG GCTTATGAGGAGCTGTTTTGGCGGCGGCATATTAAATGTGTTCGACAAGTAAGGAGAGACAACTACGACGCACTAAGGTCGGTGCTCTTCCAAATCTTCAGCCAGGGCCTCCCTTTCCCATCCtggatgaaagaaaaagacattgcGAAG CTTCCTGAAAAACTGCTCTTTTCACAAGGTTGTAATTGGATCCAGCAATACAGTTTTGGTCCTGAGAAGTATACAGGTTCGAATGTGTTTGGAAAATTACGTAAATGTGTGGAATTATTGAAAGCACAG TGGACTGAATTTAGTGGCATTAAAGATTATCACAAGAGAGGAAGTATGTGCAACATCCTTTTTTCTGATGCTATCCTGGAATATAAACTTTACGAAGCTCTGAAGTTCATCATGCTCTATCAGGTCACTGAGGCttatgaacaaatgaagaccgcAAAGGCCATTCCCAGTCTTTTTCGACTCCTGTTTACCCGGGAAACCTCTTCCGACCCTTTAAGCTTCATGATGAATCACCTGAATTCTGTAGGTGACACGTGTGGACTAGAGCAG gcAGCTTTCCCTGTGATTTCTTCACGCTACTCCCCAGAGACGTTTCTCTGCTTGTCCCCTGCCGTCCACGCAGCGGATGTTCGTTCCCCAGCTCTGTGCCCCCTCCCTGGTTCATGTGTGGGTCAGCAAATACATCATCATCTCATGAGCTGCAGAAGAATACTCGCCCTCCGCTGGTGA
- the OTULINL gene encoding inactive ubiquitin thioesterase OTULINL isoform X2 produces MAARRSPPQERERQRPRDSAAGNDQVHSWTLVTSQALDTAWRVGKGSVALAVSLLVGTLCHFRRLHLYLGHRLKRWIGYLQRRFKRNLSVEAEVDLLSYCAREWKGETPHAKLMRKAYEELFWRRHIKCVRQVRRDNYDALRSVLFQIFSQGLPFPSWMKEKDIAKLPEKLLFSQGCNWIQQYSFGPEKYTGSNVFGKLRKCVELLKAQWTEFSGIKDYHKRGSMCNILFSDAILEYKLYEALKFIMLYQVTEAYEQMKTAKAIPSLFRLLFTRETSSDPLSFMMNHLNSVGDTCGLEQIDMFVLGYSLEVKIKVFRLFRFNSRDFEVCYPEESLREWPEVSLLTENDCHYHIPVF; encoded by the exons GAAATGACCAAGTGCACTCCTGGACACTCGTCACCAGCCAAGCCTTAGATACCGCGTGGAGAGTAGGAAAGGGGTCAGTGGCACTGGCAGTTTCACTTCTGGTGGGCACCCTCTGCCACTTCAGAAGGCTACATTTATATTTAGGGCACCGGCTGAAAAG GTGGATTGGATATCTGCAGAGGAGattcaaaa GGAACCTCAGTGTGGAGGCAGAAGTTGATTTACTCAGTTATTGTGCAAGAGAATGGAAAGGAGAGACACCCCATGCCAAGCTGATGAGGAAG GCTTATGAGGAGCTGTTTTGGCGGCGGCATATTAAATGTGTTCGACAAGTAAGGAGAGACAACTACGACGCACTAAGGTCGGTGCTCTTCCAAATCTTCAGCCAGGGCCTCCCTTTCCCATCCtggatgaaagaaaaagacattgcGAAG CTTCCTGAAAAACTGCTCTTTTCACAAGGTTGTAATTGGATCCAGCAATACAGTTTTGGTCCTGAGAAGTATACAGGTTCGAATGTGTTTGGAAAATTACGTAAATGTGTGGAATTATTGAAAGCACAG TGGACTGAATTTAGTGGCATTAAAGATTATCACAAGAGAGGAAGTATGTGCAACATCCTTTTTTCTGATGCTATCCTGGAATATAAACTTTACGAAGCTCTGAAGTTCATCATGCTCTATCAGGTCACTGAGGCttatgaacaaatgaagaccgcAAAGGCCATTCCCAGTCTTTTTCGACTCCTGTTTACCCGGGAAACCTCTTCCGACCCTTTAAGCTTCATGATGAATCACCTGAATTCTGTAGGTGACACGTGTGGACTAGAGCAG ATTGATATGTTTGTACTTGGATACTCCCTGGAAGTGAAGATAAAAGTGTTCAGACTGTTCAGGTTTAACTCCAGAGACTTTGAAGTCTGCTACCCAGAGGAGTCGCTCAGGGAGTGGCCGGAGGTCTCCCTGCTGACCGAGAATGACTGCCACTATCACATTCCTGTCTTTTAA
- the OTULINL gene encoding inactive ubiquitin thioesterase OTULINL isoform X3, with protein MAARRSPPQERERQRPRDSAAGNDQVHSWTLVTSQALDTAWRVGKGSVALAVSLLVGTLCHFRRLHLYLGHRLKRWIGYLQRRFKRNLSVEAEVDLLSYCAREWKGETPHAKLMRKAYEELFWRRHIKCVRQVRRDNYDALRSVLFQIFSQGLPFPSWMKEKDIAKWTEFSGIKDYHKRGSMCNILFSDAILEYKLYEALKFIMLYQVTEAYEQMKTAKAIPSLFRLLFTRETSSDPLSFMMNHLNSVGDTCGLEQAAFPVISSRYSPETFLCLSPAVHAADVRSPALCPLPGSCVGQQIHHHLMSCRRILALRW; from the exons GAAATGACCAAGTGCACTCCTGGACACTCGTCACCAGCCAAGCCTTAGATACCGCGTGGAGAGTAGGAAAGGGGTCAGTGGCACTGGCAGTTTCACTTCTGGTGGGCACCCTCTGCCACTTCAGAAGGCTACATTTATATTTAGGGCACCGGCTGAAAAG GTGGATTGGATATCTGCAGAGGAGattcaaaa GGAACCTCAGTGTGGAGGCAGAAGTTGATTTACTCAGTTATTGTGCAAGAGAATGGAAAGGAGAGACACCCCATGCCAAGCTGATGAGGAAG GCTTATGAGGAGCTGTTTTGGCGGCGGCATATTAAATGTGTTCGACAAGTAAGGAGAGACAACTACGACGCACTAAGGTCGGTGCTCTTCCAAATCTTCAGCCAGGGCCTCCCTTTCCCATCCtggatgaaagaaaaagacattgcGAAG TGGACTGAATTTAGTGGCATTAAAGATTATCACAAGAGAGGAAGTATGTGCAACATCCTTTTTTCTGATGCTATCCTGGAATATAAACTTTACGAAGCTCTGAAGTTCATCATGCTCTATCAGGTCACTGAGGCttatgaacaaatgaagaccgcAAAGGCCATTCCCAGTCTTTTTCGACTCCTGTTTACCCGGGAAACCTCTTCCGACCCTTTAAGCTTCATGATGAATCACCTGAATTCTGTAGGTGACACGTGTGGACTAGAGCAG gcAGCTTTCCCTGTGATTTCTTCACGCTACTCCCCAGAGACGTTTCTCTGCTTGTCCCCTGCCGTCCACGCAGCGGATGTTCGTTCCCCAGCTCTGTGCCCCCTCCCTGGTTCATGTGTGGGTCAGCAAATACATCATCATCTCATGAGCTGCAGAAGAATACTCGCCCTCCGCTGGTGA